In a genomic window of Brucella anthropi ATCC 49188:
- a CDS encoding strawberry notch-like NTP hydrolase domain-containing protein, with protein MNMISASAAASATAPLPFDHDAETAACVFTAAGLLLPHLERGQRVDAATLRGAMEAAFGTSDAAGAWDWKTAYDACEAATVLFLRKYGNALFRKAGSPSAILPQLTKIAGLLPTHTRRSEEAQTFQQFSTPIPLGFAAVTAAAITHADRVLEPSAGTGLLAILAEIAGGALLVNELAEVRAGLLSSLFPALSITRFDAAQIDDHLDPGLIPTVVLMNPPFSVMAHVEGRVADAAFRHVASTLARLAPGGRLVTITGASFAPDNPAWTANWKRLQERGRVVFSAVIDGSVYAKHGTTIDTRLTVIDKLPAEDPAVFPAAPGVASDVATLMGWLAEQLPARLPVDPGLAVPVARPTAPRTVRGYVNRAARSAPDAPLAEPEAVPVAYEIVDWEPAEGGRLSDAIYEEYGLQTIRIAGAQAHPTQLVQSASMASIAPPKPSYRPVLPKDILGRLSEAQLETVIYAGEAHMGFLAGAWTVDDTLDNLAATPEDAKGAVRFRQGFMVGDGTGVGKGRESAAIILDNWMQGRRKAVWISKSDKLLEDAQRDWSALGMERLLVTPLSRFPQGAKITLNEGILFLTYATLRSDDRGERISRVRQIVEWLGSDFDGVVIFDEAHAMANAAGGKGERGDVAASQQGRAGLRLQHALPQARVVYVSATGATTVHNLAYAQRLGLWGGEDFPFSTRAEFVEAIEAGGVAAMEVLARDLRALGLYTARSLSFKGVEYELLDHELTPEQVRIYDSYADAFAIIHNNLDAAMQAANITGGEGGSGTLNRQAKSAARSAFESAKQRFFGHLLTSMKTPTLIRSITADLEAGHSSVIQIVSTGEALMERRLAEIPTEEWGDLKMDLSPREYVLDYLAHSFPVQLYEPFTDSEGNLSSRPVYRDGQPVESREAAARRDEMIANLASLPPVPGALDQIIQHFGTDTVAEVTGRSRRIVRKRGGGVTIDRLVVESRAGSANLAETQAFMDDQKRVLVFSDAGGTGRSYHAELSAKNTRLRVHYLLEAGWKADAAIQGLGRTHRTNQAQPPLFRPISTNVKAEKRFLSTIARRLDTLGAITRGQRQTGGQGLFRPEDNLESPYARDALRQLYLLLVRGKVEGCSLERFESATGLKLMDANGIKDELPAITTFLNRLLALTVELQGVLFSAFEQLLTARIEGAIASGIYDAGLETLRAESFTVTDRQVIYTHPRTGAETSLLTITERKRNRPVMLDAALAELDDPRAKLLINGRSGRAAVQIPTTSVMLDDGEIERRVRLIRPMEAHNIPIRMMGETHWVEADRDAFAAAWNAELAEVPEFADSTLHMVTGLLLPIWKRLPNESTRVYRLQSDAGERIIGRKVSPAWAANATTTGIAKVTPKDAFAALMEGRTILDLSEGLQLRRVRVMGVNRIELSGFTDTMRQRLTAYGLFHEIISWKLRMFVPVDASGPAVLAKLFDRWPVERIGEREAA; from the coding sequence ATGAACATGATTTCCGCATCCGCGGCGGCATCCGCCACCGCGCCGCTTCCGTTCGACCATGACGCTGAGACCGCGGCCTGCGTTTTCACCGCTGCCGGTCTGCTGCTGCCGCATCTGGAACGCGGTCAGCGTGTCGACGCCGCCACGCTGCGCGGCGCCATGGAGGCCGCCTTCGGCACGTCCGATGCCGCCGGCGCTTGGGACTGGAAGACCGCCTATGATGCCTGCGAGGCGGCGACCGTCCTCTTCCTGCGCAAATACGGCAATGCACTTTTCCGCAAAGCCGGGTCTCCGTCGGCAATCCTGCCGCAGCTTACGAAAATTGCCGGGCTCCTGCCGACCCACACCCGGCGTTCCGAGGAAGCGCAGACCTTCCAGCAGTTCTCCACCCCGATCCCTCTCGGCTTCGCTGCGGTGACGGCGGCGGCGATCACGCACGCCGACCGCGTGCTGGAGCCCTCGGCCGGCACCGGGCTCCTCGCCATCCTGGCCGAGATCGCCGGCGGTGCGCTGCTCGTCAACGAACTGGCCGAGGTCCGCGCCGGCCTGCTTTCCTCCCTCTTTCCGGCCCTGTCCATCACCCGCTTCGACGCCGCCCAGATCGACGATCATCTCGATCCCGGCCTGATCCCGACAGTGGTGCTGATGAACCCGCCGTTCTCGGTCATGGCCCATGTCGAGGGCCGCGTGGCTGATGCCGCCTTCCGCCATGTCGCCTCGACGCTGGCGCGCCTTGCGCCCGGCGGGCGGCTCGTCACCATCACCGGCGCGAGCTTCGCCCCCGACAATCCGGCCTGGACGGCTAACTGGAAACGGCTGCAGGAGCGCGGCCGCGTGGTCTTCTCGGCCGTCATCGATGGATCGGTCTATGCCAAGCACGGCACCACCATCGACACGCGGCTGACCGTCATCGACAAGCTGCCCGCCGAAGACCCGGCGGTGTTCCCGGCAGCGCCCGGTGTGGCGTCGGATGTTGCCACCCTGATGGGCTGGCTGGCGGAGCAACTTCCGGCCAGGCTTCCCGTCGATCCCGGCCTGGCCGTGCCGGTGGCACGACCGACCGCGCCGCGCACCGTGCGCGGCTATGTCAACCGCGCCGCGCGATCCGCGCCCGACGCGCCCCTTGCGGAACCGGAGGCCGTGCCGGTCGCCTACGAGATCGTGGATTGGGAACCGGCCGAGGGCGGCCGCCTCTCCGACGCGATCTACGAGGAATACGGTCTTCAGACCATCCGCATCGCCGGGGCGCAGGCGCATCCGACCCAGCTCGTGCAGTCGGCCTCGATGGCGAGCATCGCGCCGCCGAAGCCGAGCTATCGTCCGGTGCTGCCCAAAGACATTCTCGGCAGGCTGTCCGAGGCGCAGTTGGAGACGGTGATCTATGCCGGCGAGGCCCATATGGGATTCCTCGCCGGGGCTTGGACGGTGGACGACACGCTCGACAATCTTGCTGCCACGCCGGAGGACGCCAAGGGCGCCGTCCGCTTCCGCCAAGGGTTCATGGTCGGCGATGGCACCGGCGTCGGCAAGGGCCGGGAATCCGCAGCGATCATCCTCGACAACTGGATGCAGGGGCGGCGCAAGGCGGTCTGGATCTCGAAGTCCGACAAGCTGCTGGAGGATGCGCAGCGCGACTGGTCGGCGCTTGGCATGGAGCGGCTGCTGGTCACGCCGCTGTCGCGATTCCCGCAAGGCGCAAAGATCACCCTGAACGAAGGCATCCTATTTCTAACCTATGCCACGCTGCGCTCCGACGACCGCGGAGAAAGGATTTCCAGGGTCAGGCAGATCGTCGAATGGTTGGGTTCCGACTTCGATGGAGTGGTGATTTTCGACGAGGCGCACGCAATGGCCAATGCCGCAGGAGGCAAGGGAGAACGCGGCGATGTCGCCGCCAGCCAGCAGGGCCGTGCCGGGCTGCGCCTCCAGCACGCCCTGCCGCAGGCCCGCGTGGTCTATGTCTCGGCCACCGGCGCCACCACCGTCCACAATCTCGCCTATGCGCAGCGGCTCGGTCTCTGGGGCGGCGAGGATTTCCCATTCTCGACCAGGGCGGAGTTCGTCGAGGCGATCGAGGCCGGCGGCGTCGCGGCGATGGAGGTGCTGGCGCGCGACCTGCGGGCGCTTGGCCTCTACACCGCCCGCTCGCTGTCCTTCAAAGGCGTGGAATACGAGTTGCTCGACCACGAACTGACCCCTGAACAGGTCCGCATCTACGACAGCTATGCCGATGCCTTCGCCATCATCCATAACAATCTCGATGCGGCGATGCAGGCCGCCAACATCACCGGCGGCGAGGGCGGGTCCGGCACGCTGAACCGGCAGGCCAAGTCCGCCGCCCGCTCGGCCTTTGAGAGCGCCAAGCAGAGGTTCTTCGGGCACCTGTTGACGTCGATGAAAACCCCGACGCTGATCCGGTCCATCACGGCCGATCTGGAAGCGGGACATTCTTCCGTCATCCAGATCGTCTCGACCGGCGAGGCGCTGATGGAACGGCGGCTGGCAGAGATCCCCACCGAGGAATGGGGCGATCTGAAAATGGACCTGTCGCCGCGCGAGTATGTCCTAGACTACCTCGCTCATTCCTTCCCGGTGCAGCTTTATGAGCCGTTCACGGATTCGGAGGGCAACCTGTCGTCGCGCCCGGTCTATCGTGATGGCCAGCCGGTCGAGAGCCGCGAGGCCGCGGCCCGGCGCGACGAGATGATCGCCAACCTCGCCAGCTTGCCGCCGGTTCCCGGCGCGCTCGACCAGATCATCCAGCATTTCGGCACCGACACGGTGGCGGAGGTCACGGGCCGCTCGCGTCGTATCGTCCGCAAGCGCGGCGGCGGCGTTACCATCGACCGGCTCGTCGTGGAAAGTCGCGCCGGTTCGGCCAACCTGGCCGAGACGCAAGCCTTCATGGACGATCAGAAGCGGGTGCTGGTGTTCTCCGATGCCGGCGGCACCGGGCGCAGCTATCACGCCGAACTGTCAGCGAAGAACACCCGGCTGCGCGTCCATTACCTGCTCGAAGCCGGCTGGAAGGCGGACGCCGCCATCCAGGGCCTTGGCCGGACGCATCGCACCAATCAGGCGCAGCCGCCGCTGTTCCGGCCGATCTCGACCAATGTGAAAGCCGAGAAGCGCTTCCTCAGCACGATTGCCCGCCGCCTCGACACTTTGGGCGCGATCACGCGCGGCCAGCGCCAGACCGGCGGCCAGGGCCTGTTCCGGCCCGAGGACAATCTGGAAAGTCCCTACGCCCGCGACGCGCTGCGCCAGCTCTATCTCCTGCTGGTGCGCGGCAAGGTCGAGGGATGTTCGCTCGAACGCTTCGAATCCGCCACCGGGTTGAAACTGATGGACGCGAACGGCATCAAGGACGAGCTGCCCGCCATCACGACTTTCTTGAACCGGCTGCTGGCGCTGACCGTCGAGCTTCAGGGCGTTCTCTTCAGCGCTTTCGAGCAGCTTCTGACCGCGCGGATCGAGGGCGCCATCGCGTCCGGCATCTATGACGCTGGGCTGGAGACGCTGCGCGCCGAGAGCTTCACCGTCACCGACCGTCAGGTGATCTACACCCATCCCCGCACCGGGGCCGAGACCAGCCTGCTGACGATCACCGAACGCAAGCGCAACCGGCCCGTCATGCTCGATGCCGCCCTAGCGGAACTCGACGATCCGCGCGCGAAGCTCCTGATCAACGGGCGCTCAGGCCGCGCGGCGGTGCAAATCCCCACCACCAGCGTCATGCTGGACGATGGCGAGATCGAGCGCCGCGTCAGGCTGATCCGGCCGATGGAAGCACACAATATCCCCATCAGGATGATGGGCGAGACCCATTGGGTCGAGGCCGACCGGGACGCATTCGCTGCGGCCTGGAATGCGGAACTTGCGGAGGTGCCGGAGTTCGCAGACAGCACCCTGCATATGGTGACGGGCTTGCTGCTGCCGATCTGGAAACGGCTGCCGAACGAGTCCACCCGCGTCTATCGCCTCCAGTCTGACGCGGGCGAGCGCATCATCGGCCGCAAGGTCTCCCCGGCCTGGGCCGCGAACGCGACCACGACCGGCATCGCGAAGGTCACGCCGAAGGATGCTTTCGCGGCGCTGATGGAAGGCCGGACGATCCTCGATCTCTCCGAGGGCCTCCAGCTTCGCCGGGTCCGCGTCATGGGGGTGAACCGCATCGAGCTTTCCGGCTTCACCGACACCATGCGCCAGCGTCTCACGGCATACGGCCTCTTCCACGAGATCATCTCCTGGAAGCTGCGCATGTTCGTGCCAGTCGATGCCAGCGGACCCGCCGTGCTGGCCAAGCTCTTCGACCGCTGGCCGGTCGAGCGCATCGGTGAACGGGAGGCAGCCTGA
- a CDS encoding DUF7146 domain-containing protein → MPRHDAFELATRLGREAEAVCRHYLSSGHRAGRYWLVGDVQNTPGRSMFVRLTGPGSGKGAAGKWTDMATGEHGDLLDVIREALGLVDFKDVAEEARRFLALPHPEPEKTRTPTGSTSSSVPGSPEASRRLFAMAQPIHGTLAAIYLNGRAITSLSDTTALRYHPRCYYRPDESSPTEIRPALVAAVTDLAGQQTGAHRTWLAPDGSGKAAVETPRRAMGVFLGHAVRFGTAAEVLAAGEGIETVLSPRQVLPRMPMLAALSAAHLAAILFPPSLRRLYVVRDRDPAGDGARDGLAARAESLGIEAMSLTPLNGDFNDDLRRHGADALRARLKDQLHPEDVRRFMER, encoded by the coding sequence ATGCCGCGTCACGACGCCTTCGAACTGGCGACCCGTCTCGGCCGAGAGGCCGAGGCGGTCTGCCGCCACTATCTCTCGTCCGGCCACCGCGCCGGGCGATATTGGCTGGTCGGCGATGTGCAGAACACTCCTGGCCGCTCGATGTTCGTGCGCCTGACCGGCCCGGGTTCCGGCAAGGGCGCGGCGGGGAAATGGACCGACATGGCCACCGGGGAGCATGGCGATCTGCTCGACGTCATCCGCGAGGCGCTTGGCCTTGTCGACTTCAAGGACGTGGCCGAGGAAGCGCGCCGTTTCCTTGCCCTCCCGCATCCTGAACCGGAGAAGACGAGGACGCCGACCGGCAGCACATCCAGCAGCGTGCCCGGTTCGCCTGAAGCGTCGCGCCGCCTCTTCGCCATGGCGCAGCCGATCCACGGCACCCTTGCGGCGATCTACCTCAACGGGCGGGCGATCACCTCCCTCTCGGACACCACCGCGCTGCGCTACCATCCGAGGTGCTACTATAGACCCGACGAGTCTTCACCCACCGAGATCCGGCCGGCACTCGTTGCCGCCGTCACCGATCTTGCGGGCCAGCAGACCGGCGCGCATCGCACCTGGCTCGCCCCGGACGGTTCCGGCAAGGCGGCTGTCGAAACACCGCGGCGGGCGATGGGCGTCTTTCTCGGGCACGCTGTCCGCTTCGGAACCGCCGCTGAGGTTCTCGCCGCCGGCGAGGGCATCGAGACCGTGCTGTCGCCCCGTCAGGTTCTGCCCCGCATGCCGATGCTGGCGGCGCTTTCGGCCGCTCACCTCGCTGCCATCCTGTTCCCGCCGTCGCTGCGCCGGCTCTATGTCGTCAGGGATCGCGACCCGGCCGGGGACGGTGCAAGAGACGGCCTGGCCGCCAGAGCAGAGAGCCTCGGGATCGAGGCGATGTCGCTCACGCCGCTCAACGGCGATTTCAACGATGATCTGCGACGCCACGGCGCCGATGCCCTCCGGGCGCGTCTGAAGGATCAGCTTCATCCTGAAGACGTCCGCCGGTTCATGGAGAGGTGA